Proteins encoded in a region of the Rutidosis leptorrhynchoides isolate AG116_Rl617_1_P2 chromosome 9, CSIRO_AGI_Rlap_v1, whole genome shotgun sequence genome:
- the LOC139867918 gene encoding F-box/kelch-repeat protein At3g06240-like produces MSDPNNQLCALNHLPPDLVEAILPFLPVKSLGRFKSVSKQWYSLISSPNFIKTHILNYIENNPNPNPTHLVLFPHERDSLYSLDIKQLNTQITPATQTAKNLNFQEPGRWSLGSCNGLLLVYYRSTLRLVNPTTGKTFKLPYIGGGGGVYNACGFGYDSSTDDYKVIFFYRTSVHPESHFVSAYSLRNKSCSMLSNCFYKDYDFDHEQGVLVNNILHWVVRNIRHLKTTIFSFSLATEEFHEIELPDFYKCSHDYFKIFGVFALGEKLVIVFKDHYKYFYEMWVMEEYGVPKSWTKLCIFANDMDVKV; encoded by the coding sequence ATGTCGGATCCAAATAACCAATTGTGTGCCCTAAACCACCTTCCACCGGATCTCGTTGAAGCAATTCTCCCCTTTTTACCAGTTAAATCCCTAGGTCGTTTCAAATCGGTTTCAAAACAATGGTATTCCCTAATTTCCAGTCCCAATTTCATCAAAACCCATATTCTTAACTACATTGAAAACAACCCCAATCCTAACCCTACCCACCTGGTTCTATTCCCCCATGAACGTGATTCTCTCTACTCGCTTGATATAAAACAGCTCAACACCCAAATCACACCCGCAACCCAAACTGCTAAAAACCTGAATTTCCAGGAACCAGGGCGTTGGTCACTAGGGTCTTGCAACGGGCTTCTTTTAGTCTACTATCGTAGTACCTTACGCTTAGTAAATCCAACCACAGGAAAGACCTTCAAACTTCCATATATTGGCGGAGGTGGAGGCGTTTATAATGCATGTGGATTTGGTTATGATTCTTCTACGGATGATTATAAAGTTATCTTCTTTTATCGTACGAGCGTTCATCCTGAGAGCCATTTTGTAAGCGCATATAGTTTGCGTAACAAGTCATGTAGCATGTTGTCTAATTGCTTTTACAAAGATTATGATTTTGATCATGAACAAGGGGTACTCGTAAACAATATTCTTCACTGGGTAGTAAGAAACATACGCCACTTGAAAACGACTATTTTTTCCTTTAGTTTAGCTACTGAAGAATTTCATGAAATCGAGTTACCTGATTTTTATAAGTGTTCCCATGATTACTTTAAGATTTTCGGGGTCTTTGCTCTTGGTGAGAAATTAGTTATTGTTTTTAAAGATCATTATAAATACTTTTATGAAATGTGGGTGATGGAGGAGTATGGGGTTCCTAAATCTTGGACGAAACTTTGTATCTTTGCAAATGACATGGATGTTAAAGTTTGA